AACGCCCCGAGCTGGCGGAGGCGGCGGCCGGCGGCCGCTCGGTCGCCGTCGAGGGCCTCGCCGGCGGCCCTGAGGACGAGCCAGCCGGCGCCGAGCACGAACGACCCGTGGACGTTGACCCAGACCCAGGCGAGCGGCACCAGCCACCACGGCCGGCGCTCCCGCTCGGCCGCCGTGACGAGCAGGGCGAGGGCGAGGAGGCCGTAGACGAACGGGCGCGGCGTCCAGAAGCCGATGCCGATCCCGAGGGCCAGCCCGGCCGCGGCCAGCGTGCGGACGGCGTCGCCCGTCCTGGCCAGCCGGGCGACGACGAGGGCGGTGGCGCCGTAGAGCGCGGCGTGCAGCACGACCACGAGGGCCCAGCCGCCGGCCTGGTGGGCCAGCCCGGCGACGGCCTCGGCCAGCCAGCTCTGCACGACCCACGGGTGGCCGGCCGCCGTCCACGAGTAGGGGTCGGTCGACGGCAGGCCGAGGCCGCCCAGGAGGTCGACGCCGGTGCGCAGGTGGAGCAGGGCCGAGTTGTCGGCGATCGGCCGGGCGCCGAGGCGGACGGCGAACAGCACGAGCGCGCCGACGAACAGGGCCTCGGTCGACATCGGGCGAGGGGAGGGCCACCGCCCCCGCCGGTGGGCCGGCCGCCGCCGCCGGGAACCGGGCCGCGCCTGGGCGACGGCGGGCCGGGAGGCCGGCGAGGACGGGGGCGCCGCTGGTCGGGTGGCGGTGGCCGTCACCCCCTTCCTGTCGGCCGGTCGGCGCCCGGGTCCAGCCCGCCGGCCGAGCCGACCGGTGCCCCGCCGTCGCCCGCCGTCGCCGCGCGGCGTCCCCCGCCGTCGCCGCCCCGGACCCGAGCCGAGCGCGCCTCGTCGGCGCCAGCCCGGCCCGGCGGCGTTGCTGTCACACCCCCTCGGTACGATCGCCGCCGTGCCGAAGTTCGAGGTCGTGTCCGAGTTCGCCCCCGCCGGCGACCAGCCGAAGGCCATCGAGGCCCTCGCCGACGGCATCCGCCGGGGCGACCGGTTCCAGACCCTGCTCGGCATCACCGGGAGCGGGAAGAGCGCCACCATCGCCTGGACCATCGAGCAGGTCCAGAAGCCCACCCTGGTCATCGCCCCGAACAAGTCCCTCGCCGCCCAGCTGGCCAACGAGTTCCGGGAGTTCTTCCCCCACAACCGGGTCGAGTACTTCGTCTCCTACTACGACTACTACCAGCCCGAGGCCTACATCCCCTCGAGCGACACCTACATCGAGAAGGACTCGTCGATCAACGACGAGATCGACCGGCTGCGCCACTCGGCCACCTCGGCGCTGCTCACCCGGCAGGACGTCATCGTCGTCGCGTCCGTCAGCTGCATCTACGGCCTCGGCTCGCCCGAGGAGTACAGCCAGCAGCTCCTCGTCGTCCGCCCCGGCGAGGAGCACGACCAGCGCCGCATCCTCCGCCAGCTGGTCGACATGCAGTACGAGCGCAACGACGTGAGCGTCACCCGCGGCCGCTTCCGGGTCAGGGGCGACACCATCGAGGTCCACCCGGCGTACGAGGAGACGCTCGTGCGCATCGAGCTCTTCGGCGACGAGGTCGAGCAGATCACCGTCATCGACCCGCTCACCGGCGAGCGGGTGGAGACCCTGGACGAGCTGGTGGTGTTCCCGGCGACCCACTACGTCGCCGGCGAGGAGCGCATGAAGCGGGCGATCCAGCGCATCGAGGCCGAGCTCCAGGAGCGCCTCGCCTGGTTCGAGGCGCACGGCAAGCTGCTCGAGGCCCAGCGGCTGCGCATGCGCACCCAGTACGACCTCGAGATGATGGCCGAGGTCGGGTTCTGCTCGGGCATCGAGAACTACAGCGCGCCGATCGACGGCCGGTCGGCCGGCGAGCCGCCGTTCACCTTGATCGACTACTTCCCGAAGGACTTCCTGCTCGTCGTCGACGAGTCGCACGTCACCGTCCCCCAGCTGCACGGCCAGTACGAGGGCGACCGCAGCCGCAAGCAGACGCTCATCGAGCACGGGTTCCGGCTGCCGTCCGCCGCCGACAACCGGCCCCTGCGGTTCGAGGAGTTCCTGGAGCGGCTGCACCAGTGCGTGTTCCTGTCGGCCACGCCGGGGCCGTGGGAGATGGAGCACTCCAGCCAGGTGGTCGAGCAGATCGTCCGGCCCACCGGCCTCGTCGACCCCGAGGTCATCGTGAAGCCCACCAAGGGCCAGATCGACGACCTCATCGAGTCGATCAACCAGCGGGTGGCGGCCGGCGCACGGGTGCTGGTCACCACCCTGACCAAGAAGATGGCCGAGGACCTCACCGACTACCTGCTGGAGATGGGGGTGCGGGTCCGCTACCTCCACAGCGAGGTCGACACCATCCAGCGCATCGAGATCATCCGCGACCTGCGGCTCGGCGAGTTCGACGTGCTGGTCGGCATCAACCTGCTCCGGGAGGGGCTCGACCTGCCCGAGGTGTCCCTCGTCGCCATCCTCGACGCCGACAAGGAGGGCTTCCTCCGCTCGGAGACGTCGCTGATCCAGATGATCGGCCGGGCGGCGAGGAACGTCGACGGCCAGGTGGTCATGTACGCCGACCAGGTCACCGACTCGATGCAGCGGGCCATCTCGGAGACCAACCGCCGCCGCCACCTCCAGCAGGTCCACAACCGGGAGCACGGGATCGACCCGCAGACGATCCGCAAGGCGGTCACCGACATCCTCGCCCACCTGCGGCCGGCCGAGGGCGCCCCGGTGCCGGGCGCCGACCGCCGCTCCCGCAGCCGCGACCGCCGCCGCGACCGCTCCGACCTGGCCAACCTGGGCGCCACGGAGCTCACCCGCCTGATCCGCACCCTGGAGGAGGAGATGCACGAGGCCGCCGCCGACCTCCGCTTCGAGTACGCCGCCCGCCTGCGGGACGAGATCAACGACCTGAAGCGCGACCTCCGCCAGGCCGTCTAGCTGTACTCGGCCGTCAGGTTGGTGACAGTCGGCTGATCGGTGGTTTGCCTCCGATGGCGCTGTGGCGGCGTCGAGTGTTGTACGTCTCGA
This genomic stretch from Acidimicrobiales bacterium harbors:
- the uvrB gene encoding excinuclease ABC subunit UvrB is translated as MPKFEVVSEFAPAGDQPKAIEALADGIRRGDRFQTLLGITGSGKSATIAWTIEQVQKPTLVIAPNKSLAAQLANEFREFFPHNRVEYFVSYYDYYQPEAYIPSSDTYIEKDSSINDEIDRLRHSATSALLTRQDVIVVASVSCIYGLGSPEEYSQQLLVVRPGEEHDQRRILRQLVDMQYERNDVSVTRGRFRVRGDTIEVHPAYEETLVRIELFGDEVEQITVIDPLTGERVETLDELVVFPATHYVAGEERMKRAIQRIEAELQERLAWFEAHGKLLEAQRLRMRTQYDLEMMAEVGFCSGIENYSAPIDGRSAGEPPFTLIDYFPKDFLLVVDESHVTVPQLHGQYEGDRSRKQTLIEHGFRLPSAADNRPLRFEEFLERLHQCVFLSATPGPWEMEHSSQVVEQIVRPTGLVDPEVIVKPTKGQIDDLIESINQRVAAGARVLVTTLTKKMAEDLTDYLLEMGVRVRYLHSEVDTIQRIEIIRDLRLGEFDVLVGINLLREGLDLPEVSLVAILDADKEGFLRSETSLIQMIGRAARNVDGQVVMYADQVTDSMQRAISETNRRRHLQQVHNREHGIDPQTIRKAVTDILAHLRPAEGAPVPGADRRSRSRDRRRDRSDLANLGATELTRLIRTLEEEMHEAAADLRFEYAARLRDEINDLKRDLRQAV